In one Alphaproteobacteria bacterium genomic region, the following are encoded:
- a CDS encoding aldolase, giving the protein MLTVHATTIAIDGRGVLLRGRSGSGKSDLALRLIEDGAELVADDRTAMVTEGDRVIAEAPAALAGLLEVRGVGIVTLPYRARVALSLLADLDVAPDRLPEREEDTIGGIKLPRVAIAPFEASAPAKLRLALRQGVGVSP; this is encoded by the coding sequence ATGCTGACGGTGCACGCGACCACGATCGCGATTGACGGGCGCGGTGTTCTGCTGCGCGGTCGGTCCGGGTCCGGCAAATCGGATCTGGCGCTGCGTCTGATCGAAGACGGGGCAGAGCTGGTCGCCGACGATCGCACGGCGATGGTGACCGAAGGCGACCGAGTCATTGCCGAAGCACCGGCCGCGCTGGCCGGGCTCCTGGAGGTTCGGGGCGTCGGGATCGTCACCCTGCCCTACCGGGCCCGTGTCGCATTGTCCCTGCTGGCCGATCTTGACGTGGCCCCGGACAGGCTGCCCGAGAGGGAGGAAGACACGATAGGAGGGATCAAGTTGCCCCGGGTCGCCATCGCACCATTCGAAGCCTCCGCACCGGCGAAGCTTCGCCTGGCATTGCGTCAGGGCGTTGGTGTGTCGCCATGA
- a CDS encoding GlxA family transcriptional regulator: MPIREIALILWPDFQMLDVVGPLEAFTMANRFAGPFYRTRLLSAAGPDVMSSSGYSLGPAQAIDAVDPARFDTVIVPGGRGVHDMRRDADLMNWLRATCSKTRRMCSVCSGAFLLAEAGLLSGRRAVTHWESVPRLTREFPDIRVEPDSLYCQDENIWTAAGVTSGMDMALALIEQDLGRSVSLATARELVLYLKRPGGQSQFSAELLAQEQGGSAFDSLMGWLFNHLDTPIDVETMAERAAMSRRSFQRRFSETFGMPPAKFLERARVDAARRDLEDGARGLERVAAARGFGDAERMRRSFQRVLGLSPAEYRDRFRTASRTS, from the coding sequence ATGCCCATCCGAGAGATCGCATTGATCCTGTGGCCCGATTTTCAGATGCTGGATGTCGTCGGACCGCTGGAAGCCTTCACGATGGCCAATCGGTTTGCCGGCCCCTTCTATCGCACCCGGCTGCTGTCGGCCGCCGGCCCAGATGTGATGAGCAGCAGCGGCTACTCCCTGGGCCCGGCTCAGGCCATTGATGCGGTCGACCCCGCTCGGTTCGACACGGTAATCGTGCCGGGTGGTCGCGGCGTGCACGACATGCGCCGCGATGCCGACCTGATGAACTGGCTGCGTGCCACCTGCAGCAAGACGCGTCGGATGTGCTCGGTCTGTAGCGGTGCCTTCCTGCTGGCAGAGGCCGGGCTGCTGTCCGGGCGACGGGCGGTCACCCACTGGGAATCGGTGCCGCGCCTGACCCGGGAGTTCCCGGACATCCGGGTTGAGCCGGACTCCCTCTATTGCCAGGATGAAAACATCTGGACCGCAGCCGGCGTGACCTCCGGCATGGATATGGCCCTGGCCCTGATCGAACAGGATCTCGGCCGCTCGGTATCGCTGGCGACCGCGCGGGAACTGGTTCTTTATCTGAAGCGACCCGGCGGCCAATCCCAGTTCTCAGCGGAACTGCTGGCGCAGGAACAGGGCGGGTCGGCGTTCGATTCCCTGATGGGCTGGCTGTTCAACCATCTCGACACACCGATCGATGTCGAAACCATGGCCGAACGCGCCGCGATGAGCCGCCGCAGTTTCCAGCGACGCTTCTCCGAAACATTCGGCATGCCCCCGGCAAAGTTTCTCGAACGCGCCCGTGTCGATGCCGCCCGCCGCGACCTGGAAGACGGGGCGCGCGGCCTGGAACGGGTCGCCGCGGCCAGAGGGTTCGGCGACGCCGAACGCATGCGCCGGTCCTTTCAGCGTGTTCTGGGCCTCTCCCCGGCGGAATACCGGGATCGGTTCCGCACCGCCAGCCGGACTTCGTGA
- the rapZ gene encoding RNase adapter RapZ, producing the protein MTGTRDTADLVLVTGMSGAGRSTALAVLEDLGFEAVDNLPLSFLTRLAQSIREDRQAAPIAIGVDIRSRDFGVGTLLAEIDTLKNTDRLRVTTLFLDCDDDELLRRFTETRRRHPLAADRPVADGIRLERHAIAPLAERADMMIDTTGLTVWNFKQRMTTLFGGGAAVGAAITVMSFSYRRGVPREADMVLDVRFLKNPHYDPALRDLTGLDAAVGASIAADPDCEGFLEDLQTLLLRILPRQETEGKSYLTIAFGCTGGKHRSVYMAERLALWLTKQGRAAYRFHRDMPRPDAEKPKRDGLEKDSA; encoded by the coding sequence ATGACCGGCACGCGCGACACGGCGGATCTGGTTCTGGTCACCGGCATGTCCGGCGCAGGGCGGTCGACCGCTCTTGCAGTGCTGGAGGATCTGGGATTTGAGGCGGTCGACAATTTGCCGCTCAGCTTCCTGACGCGTCTGGCGCAGTCGATCCGCGAAGACCGTCAGGCAGCCCCGATCGCCATTGGCGTCGACATTCGCAGCCGGGATTTCGGCGTCGGCACCCTTCTGGCGGAGATCGACACGCTGAAGAACACGGACCGTCTTCGCGTCACGACCCTGTTCCTGGATTGCGACGACGACGAGTTGTTGCGCCGGTTCACCGAAACACGGCGGCGGCACCCCCTGGCCGCGGACAGACCGGTGGCGGACGGCATCCGACTGGAACGTCACGCCATCGCACCGCTGGCCGAACGGGCGGACATGATGATCGATACGACCGGACTGACGGTCTGGAACTTCAAGCAGCGTATGACGACACTGTTCGGTGGCGGGGCGGCGGTCGGCGCCGCCATCACGGTCATGTCCTTTTCCTACCGCCGCGGCGTACCGCGCGAGGCGGACATGGTGCTGGATGTCCGGTTCCTGAAGAATCCGCATTACGATCCGGCCCTGCGGGATCTGACCGGACTGGATGCAGCGGTCGGCGCGTCGATCGCGGCCGATCCCGACTGTGAAGGCTTTCTGGAGGACCTGCAGACACTGCTACTGCGGATCCTGCCGCGCCAGGAAACCGAGGGAAAAAGCTATCTGACCATTGCCTTCGGCTGTACGGGCGGCAAACATCGTTCGGTCTATATGGCCGAAAGATTGGCTTTATGGCTGACGAAACAGGGTCGGGCAGCGTATCGTTTCCATCGGGACATGCCGAGGCCCGATGCGGAAAAGCCGAAGAGAGACGGTCTGGAGAAGGACAGCGCATGA
- a CDS encoding PTS sugar transporter subunit IIA, which yields MIGLVLVTHGGLAREFVAAMEHVVGPQDKVTAICIGPDDDMERRRVDILEAVKSVDSGEGVVLLTDMFGGTPSNLAISIMDQAKVEVIAGLNLPMLIKLAKVRGAEPLDKAVALAQEAGTKYINVASTLLG from the coding sequence ATGATCGGACTGGTACTGGTAACCCATGGGGGGCTGGCGCGGGAATTCGTCGCCGCGATGGAACATGTCGTCGGGCCACAGGACAAGGTGACCGCAATCTGCATCGGTCCGGACGACGACATGGAGCGCCGCCGCGTCGACATTCTGGAGGCCGTGAAGTCCGTCGATTCCGGGGAAGGCGTGGTCCTGCTGACGGACATGTTCGGCGGCACGCCGTCCAATCTGGCGATATCGATCATGGACCAGGCCAAGGTCGAGGTCATTGCCGGTCTGAACCTGCCGATGCTGATCAAGCTGGCGAAGGTGCGCGGGGCGGAACCACTGGACAAGGCGGTCGCGCTGGCGCAGGAAGCGGGCACGAAATACATCAACGTGGCCAGCACCCTGCTGGGATGA
- the kynU gene encoding kynureninase — MMSEAAANLKERARILDRDDPLATRADLFDLPRGTLYLDGNSLGPPPLGVMDRLTRVAGQEWGVDLITSWNKNGWMGFGSRIGDRIAALIGAAPGSVRACDSTSVNLIKVLSGALTLRPERRVVVSERGNFPTDLYVAQRLLEELGNGYALRLIDDAETDLDDALGADVAVVMLTQTDYRTGRKLNMRRVTDAIHGAGALALWDLAHSAGAFEVNLDADGADFAVGCGYKFLNGGPGAPAFVYAASAHREAARPILAGWLGHAAPFDFRSDYEPAPGMDRYVIGTPPVLSMAALETALEAYDGVDGAMIEAKTSGLGDFFIDCVDALVPEKVGLTLASPRDRARRGAQVSYRHAEGYAVMQALIARGVIGDFRAPDIVRFGFSPLYLTYASVLEAAEILAGILDERTWDRPEYKTRAAVT; from the coding sequence ATGATGTCTGAAGCTGCAGCGAACCTGAAGGAGCGTGCCCGGATTCTGGATCGTGACGATCCCCTGGCGACGCGGGCGGATCTCTTCGATCTGCCGCGCGGTACCCTCTATCTGGATGGAAACTCCCTCGGGCCGCCGCCGCTTGGCGTGATGGACCGGCTGACCCGGGTTGCCGGTCAGGAATGGGGCGTCGACCTGATCACCAGCTGGAACAAGAACGGCTGGATGGGGTTCGGGTCCAGGATCGGGGACCGGATCGCCGCATTGATCGGGGCCGCACCGGGCTCCGTTCGGGCCTGCGATTCCACCTCCGTCAATCTGATCAAGGTCCTGTCGGGGGCGCTCACCTTGCGGCCCGAACGACGGGTGGTGGTTTCGGAGCGCGGCAATTTTCCGACCGATCTCTATGTTGCGCAACGTCTACTGGAAGAACTGGGCAATGGGTATGCCCTGCGCCTGATCGACGATGCGGAAACCGATCTGGACGATGCGCTGGGCGCCGACGTTGCGGTGGTCATGCTGACCCAGACGGATTACCGAACCGGCCGAAAACTGAACATGCGTCGCGTGACGGATGCCATTCATGGTGCTGGTGCGCTGGCGCTTTGGGATCTGGCACATAGCGCCGGTGCCTTTGAAGTGAATCTGGACGCGGATGGGGCGGATTTCGCGGTCGGCTGCGGCTACAAGTTCCTGAACGGCGGGCCTGGCGCCCCTGCCTTCGTCTACGCCGCGTCGGCCCATCGGGAGGCGGCACGACCGATCCTGGCGGGATGGCTGGGCCATGCTGCCCCCTTCGACTTCCGCTCGGATTACGAGCCTGCGCCGGGCATGGACCGGTATGTCATCGGTACGCCGCCGGTCCTGTCCATGGCCGCGCTGGAAACGGCGCTGGAGGCCTATGACGGCGTGGACGGCGCGATGATCGAAGCCAAGACGTCCGGTCTGGGCGATTTCTTCATCGACTGCGTCGATGCTCTGGTCCCTGAAAAGGTGGGGCTGACCCTAGCCAGTCCGCGGGACCGGGCGCGTCGCGGGGCGCAGGTGTCCTATCGCCATGCCGAGGGCTATGCGGTGATGCAGGCACTGATCGCCCGCGGCGTCATCGGTGACTTCCGGGCCCCGGATATCGTTCGGTTCGGCTTCTCGCCGCTATACCTCACCTATGCCTCGGTTCTGGAGGCCGCGGAAATTCTGGCGGGTATCCTGGACGAGCGCACATGGGACCGGCCCGAATACAAGACCCGGGCCGCCGTGACCTGA
- the ptsP gene encoding phosphoenolpyruvate--protein phosphotransferase, with the protein MSRKGKSGVEVQERIIRGIGVSPGVAFGRIALIDAAGYGVPDDPVAEPDIPREVERFDKAVRKSRRQILALKRIRGRLPDAAAAELGDILEAHVHMLGDSRLVRGARKRIQDQCLNAAAAMKAECDAVVMGFQAMDNRYLAARADDVREVAYRVLRNLTDAPKNAFAGAPVGSVVLSESISPADTAMMDPDRINGFAASQGGAQSHTAILARSLGIPAVLGIGTVHPVAADTPVILDGSEGVLVVAPTPETESRYRDKLAKQVREQRRLEALIDEPAATRDGISVRLEANLELPREAEIASRNGADGVGLFRTEFMFMNRDTPPDEEDQYETLAAVVRAMKGRPVTIRTMDVGGEKLAYALGDDLAPSPNPALGLRAIRLSLKRPKLLETQLCAILRAGAHGPVRILLPMIATAGEVRQVRDILARVAKRLRRRGVEFADPLPPLGVMIEVPGAAIAADSLAQVADFFAIGTNDLTQYTLAIDRTDEQVAHLYNPLHPAVLRLMDFAVQAALRARIPVSVCGEIAGDPRFTALLVGLGIRDLSMASTSLLRVKQRIRQIEFTAAANRARMVMESHDSGRIRMLLDDLNGLN; encoded by the coding sequence ATGTCCCGAAAAGGCAAATCCGGCGTGGAGGTCCAGGAACGGATCATCAGGGGAATCGGTGTGTCCCCCGGGGTCGCCTTCGGCCGAATCGCGCTGATCGATGCCGCCGGATATGGCGTTCCCGACGACCCTGTCGCGGAACCGGACATCCCGCGGGAAGTGGAACGCTTCGACAAGGCCGTCCGAAAAAGCCGGCGCCAGATCCTGGCCCTCAAACGCATTCGTGGCCGTCTGCCCGATGCCGCGGCGGCGGAACTCGGGGACATTCTGGAAGCCCATGTTCACATGTTGGGCGATTCCCGTCTGGTACGCGGCGCACGCAAGCGCATCCAGGACCAATGTCTGAACGCGGCAGCCGCAATGAAGGCGGAATGCGACGCGGTCGTCATGGGCTTCCAGGCGATGGACAACCGGTACCTGGCAGCCCGGGCCGACGATGTTCGCGAGGTTGCCTATCGGGTTTTGCGCAACCTGACCGACGCGCCCAAGAATGCCTTTGCCGGGGCGCCGGTCGGATCGGTCGTGCTGTCGGAAAGCATCAGCCCGGCCGACACCGCAATGATGGACCCCGACCGGATAAACGGTTTCGCGGCCTCCCAGGGCGGCGCGCAGAGCCATACCGCCATTCTGGCGCGGTCGCTCGGCATCCCGGCGGTTCTGGGGATCGGGACGGTTCACCCGGTTGCGGCGGACACGCCCGTCATCCTTGACGGCTCGGAAGGGGTCCTGGTCGTAGCGCCGACGCCGGAGACCGAAAGCCGCTATCGTGACAAACTTGCCAAGCAGGTCCGCGAACAACGCCGGTTGGAAGCCCTGATCGATGAGCCCGCAGCGACACGGGACGGCATTTCCGTTCGCCTGGAAGCCAATCTCGAACTGCCGCGCGAGGCGGAAATCGCCTCCCGAAACGGGGCGGACGGCGTCGGTCTGTTCAGGACCGAGTTCATGTTCATGAACCGTGACACCCCCCCGGATGAGGAAGACCAGTACGAAACACTGGCAGCCGTTGTCCGCGCCATGAAAGGACGCCCCGTGACCATCCGCACCATGGATGTCGGCGGGGAAAAGCTGGCTTATGCCCTAGGAGACGACCTTGCCCCCTCGCCCAACCCGGCCCTGGGACTGCGCGCCATTCGGTTATCGTTGAAGCGCCCGAAGCTTCTGGAAACCCAACTCTGTGCCATTCTTCGGGCCGGGGCGCACGGTCCGGTGCGAATCCTGCTGCCGATGATCGCGACGGCCGGCGAGGTCCGGCAGGTGCGCGACATTCTGGCCCGGGTCGCCAAGCGACTTCGCCGCCGGGGCGTCGAGTTCGCCGATCCCCTGCCGCCGCTGGGCGTCATGATCGAGGTCCCCGGAGCGGCCATCGCGGCCGATTCCCTGGCCCAGGTCGCCGACTTCTTCGCCATCGGCACCAACGACCTGACGCAATACACCCTGGCCATCGACCGGACGGACGAGCAGGTCGCACATCTCTATAACCCGCTGCATCCGGCCGTGCTCAGATTGATGGATTTCGCGGTTCAGGCGGCCCTGCGTGCCCGGATTCCGGTCTCCGTCTGTGGTGAGATCGCCGGCGACCCGCGGTTTACGGCTCTGCTGGTCGGACTTGGTATCCGTGATCTGTCCATGGCGTCGACCAGCCTGCTGCGGGTCAAGCAGCGCATCCGCCAGATTGAATTCACCGCCGCCGCCAACCGGGCGCGAATGGTCATGGAAAGCCACGACAGCGGACGCATCCGGATGCTGCTTGACGACCTGAACGGCCTGAACTGA
- a CDS encoding LysE family translocator yields the protein MPGWDLMLPFLAATIVFAVMPGPALLYTAAQTLAHGRQGGFMAALGIHLGGFAHVAGAALGLSALFTLVPTLYAGLKIAGALYLIYIGYRILRSRLDPDAVSSEIGRPKRPGRRAFMQSITVEVLNPKTALFFIAFLPQFVDPAAALPIWAQMLILGTVVNLAFSAADVVAVMLTSAVMVGLKRGERAVRIARWAGGSILIGLGLHLAVSER from the coding sequence ATGCCCGGTTGGGACTTGATGCTGCCGTTTCTGGCGGCCACCATCGTATTTGCCGTCATGCCCGGTCCGGCGTTGCTGTATACCGCGGCACAGACACTGGCCCATGGCCGGCAGGGCGGCTTCATGGCCGCATTGGGCATTCACTTGGGCGGTTTTGCCCATGTCGCAGGCGCCGCACTGGGCCTGTCTGCGCTATTCACCCTGGTGCCGACCCTCTATGCCGGGCTGAAGATCGCCGGGGCGCTCTACCTGATCTATATCGGCTACCGGATTCTGCGCAGCCGCCTTGACCCGGATGCCGTTTCATCGGAAATCGGCCGGCCCAAACGACCCGGACGGCGCGCCTTCATGCAAAGCATCACGGTGGAGGTCCTGAACCCAAAGACCGCCCTGTTCTTCATTGCCTTCCTGCCGCAATTCGTCGATCCGGCGGCCGCGCTGCCGATCTGGGCGCAGATGCTGATCCTTGGGACGGTCGTGAACCTTGCCTTCTCGGCGGCGGATGTCGTGGCGGTCATGCTGACATCGGCCGTCATGGTCGGGTTGAAACGCGGCGAACGGGCGGTTCGGATTGCCCGGTGGGCGGGCGGATCGATCCTGATCGGGCTGGGCCTGCACCTCGCCGTATCAGAGCGCTGA
- a CDS encoding HPr family phosphocarrier protein has product MRTLTIRNSRGLHARAAAQFVQTAEKFDAEIEVSKDGQTVTGTSIMGLMMLAAAKGTSIDVRAEGPEADAALAEIVALVEAGFHEEN; this is encoded by the coding sequence ATGCGGACATTGACGATTCGGAATTCGCGCGGACTCCATGCGCGCGCCGCCGCCCAATTCGTTCAGACGGCCGAAAAATTCGATGCCGAGATCGAAGTGTCGAAGGACGGTCAGACAGTGACCGGCACCTCGATCATGGGTTTGATGATGCTGGCAGCCGCGAAGGGCACCAGCATCGATGTCCGGGCCGAAGGGCCCGAGGCCGATGCCGCACTGGCCGAAATCGTCGCTTTGGTGGAGGCCGGTTTCCACGAGGAGAACTGA
- a CDS encoding phenylacetate--CoA ligase family protein — translation MTDFFDAFETESADARSDRQFGQLRAQVAYAKAKAPYFRDSLADVDPDGLKDASDLAALPLVRKADLLEAQKNDPPFAGMTATPLGGLARVYMSPGPILDPDGHSPKNDWWRFGRAVWAAGFRPGDIVTNCYSYHLTPAGRMFEEAAHACGAVVLPAGIGNSEAVVNAMGLFGATGYAGTPDYPKTLLEKADELGIDLSSLKKLSVGAGPLFPSMRQEYQDRGLSCLQNYGTADLGCVAYESDAMEGLITEEGVIVEIVRPGTGTPVAEGEVGEVVVTLLTNPDYPLIRFATGDLSAILPGTSPCGRTAPRIKGWMGRADQTAKIRGMFVRPSQVAEIVARHAEITRARVTIASDEAKKDVMTVQCEAAGDIDADRVAETVQSVTKLKAKVALVEPGSLPNDGKVIDDTRDFSS, via the coding sequence ATGACTGATTTTTTTGACGCCTTTGAGACCGAAAGTGCGGATGCGCGTTCGGACCGTCAGTTTGGCCAACTGCGCGCGCAAGTCGCCTATGCCAAGGCGAAAGCCCCGTACTTTCGCGACAGTCTGGCGGATGTCGATCCGGACGGGTTGAAGGATGCTTCGGACCTGGCCGCACTGCCGCTGGTGCGCAAGGCAGATCTTCTGGAAGCGCAGAAGAACGACCCGCCCTTCGCCGGGATGACGGCGACCCCGCTCGGCGGTCTGGCGCGCGTCTACATGTCGCCCGGTCCGATCCTGGACCCGGATGGCCATTCCCCGAAGAACGACTGGTGGCGCTTCGGTCGGGCCGTCTGGGCGGCGGGCTTCCGGCCCGGCGATATCGTCACCAATTGCTATTCCTATCATCTGACGCCCGCCGGACGCATGTTCGAAGAGGCCGCCCATGCCTGTGGCGCCGTTGTCCTGCCGGCCGGGATCGGAAACAGCGAGGCCGTGGTCAATGCCATGGGGCTTTTCGGTGCAACGGGCTACGCCGGTACGCCGGACTACCCCAAGACCCTGCTGGAAAAGGCGGACGAGCTCGGCATCGACCTGTCGTCGCTGAAGAAGCTGTCGGTCGGCGCCGGACCGCTTTTCCCGTCCATGCGCCAGGAATACCAGGATCGCGGCCTGTCGTGCCTGCAGAACTACGGTACTGCCGATCTGGGGTGCGTCGCCTATGAGAGTGACGCCATGGAAGGGCTGATCACGGAGGAAGGCGTGATCGTCGAGATCGTCCGCCCCGGCACCGGCACCCCCGTCGCCGAAGGCGAAGTCGGAGAGGTGGTCGTCACCCTTTTGACCAATCCCGATTACCCGCTGATCCGCTTCGCGACCGGCGATCTGTCGGCCATCCTGCCGGGGACGAGCCCGTGCGGTCGCACCGCGCCCCGAATCAAGGGCTGGATGGGGCGTGCCGACCAGACCGCCAAGATCCGCGGCATGTTCGTGCGTCCGTCGCAGGTGGCGGAAATCGTCGCCCGCCATGCGGAAATCACCAGAGCCCGCGTCACCATCGCCTCCGACGAGGCCAAGAAGGATGTGATGACGGTGCAGTGTGAGGCAGCAGGCGATATCGACGCCGATCGGGTTGCGGAGACGGTCCAGAGCGTCACCAAGCTGAAAGCCAAAGTGGCCCTTGTCGAGCCGGGCAGCCTGCCCAACGATGGCAAGGTTATCGACGACACGCGCGATTTTTCGTCCTGA
- a CDS encoding ABC transporter ATP-binding protein: MSVQATDPAGQTAEAEPLLRINNVEVIYDHVILVLKGVSLSVPEGGIVALLGANGAGKSTTLKSISNLLRAERGEVTKGTIELAGEKVQHLTANDLVKRGCVQVMEGRHCFEHLTVEENLMTGAYTRGNSNEVKADLELVYEYFPRLKERRKSQAGYTSGGEQQMCAIGRALMARPKLILLDEPSMGLAPQLVEQIFEIVKRLNEEEGVTFLLAEQNTNVALRYADYGYILENGRVVMDGAADALLSNEDVKEFYLGLSTEGRKNFREVKHYKRRKRWL, from the coding sequence ATGAGCGTCCAAGCTACCGATCCTGCGGGCCAAACCGCCGAGGCGGAACCGCTGCTGCGGATCAACAACGTGGAAGTGATCTACGACCACGTGATCCTGGTGCTCAAAGGTGTCTCCCTGTCGGTACCCGAGGGCGGGATCGTCGCCCTGCTGGGTGCCAACGGCGCAGGCAAAAGCACGACACTGAAATCGATTTCCAACCTGCTTCGCGCCGAACGCGGCGAAGTGACCAAGGGGACGATCGAACTGGCGGGAGAAAAGGTGCAGCACCTGACCGCCAACGACCTGGTCAAGCGCGGCTGCGTGCAGGTGATGGAGGGCCGTCACTGCTTCGAGCACCTGACGGTGGAAGAAAACCTGATGACCGGCGCCTATACGCGCGGCAACAGCAACGAAGTGAAGGCCGACCTGGAACTGGTCTACGAGTACTTTCCGCGCCTGAAGGAACGGCGCAAGAGCCAGGCGGGCTACACGTCGGGCGGCGAGCAGCAGATGTGCGCCATCGGCCGCGCCCTGATGGCACGACCGAAACTCATCCTCCTGGACGAGCCGTCCATGGGTCTTGCTCCTCAGTTGGTGGAACAGATCTTCGAGATCGTGAAGCGCCTGAACGAGGAAGAAGGCGTGACCTTCCTTCTGGCAGAGCAGAACACCAACGTCGCGCTGCGCTATGCCGATTACGGCTACATTTTGGAAAACGGGCGCGTCGTGATGGACGGGGCTGCCGACGCCCTTCTGTCCAACGAGGACGTGAAGGAATTCTATCTCGGCCTGTCTACCGAAGGCCGCAAGAACTTCCGTGAAGTCAAACACTACAAACGCCGCAAGCGTTGGCTGTAA
- a CDS encoding cupin encodes MRQIKPGNFTGDRPWAALDIEAFDAATVRLHWTDEAYVWHVNDGPEVFVLLSGSVRMHSRGADGAETHIDMVPGDVVHCRQGDEHRAEPLEPSRILVVERPGSI; translated from the coding sequence ATGCGTCAGATAAAGCCAGGAAACTTCACCGGCGACCGGCCCTGGGCCGCCCTGGACATCGAGGCATTCGACGCTGCCACAGTGCGCCTGCACTGGACCGACGAGGCCTATGTCTGGCACGTCAATGACGGGCCGGAGGTGTTCGTGCTGCTGTCAGGGTCGGTACGCATGCATTCTCGCGGTGCCGACGGCGCGGAGACGCATATCGACATGGTTCCGGGCGACGTCGTTCATTGCAGACAGGGCGACGAACACCGCGCAGAACCGCTGGAACCGTCGCGCATTCTGGTGGTCGAGAGGCCGGGGTCGATCTGA